In a genomic window of Sutcliffiella sp. FSL R7-0096:
- the rpsG gene encoding 30S ribosomal protein S7: MPRKGPVAKRDVLPDPLYNSKLVTRLVNKLMIDGKRGKSQAIIYNAFKLVGERSGQEPMEVFEQAMKNIMPVLEVRARRVGGANYQVPVEVRPDRRTTLGLRYLVNYSRLRGEKTMEERLANEILDAANNTGASVKKREDMHKMAEANKAFAHYRW, from the coding sequence ATGCCACGTAAAGGCCCTGTTGCAAAAAGAGACGTATTACCAGATCCGTTATACAACTCTAAATTAGTAACTCGTCTTGTAAATAAATTAATGATCGATGGTAAGAGAGGGAAATCTCAAGCTATCATCTATAACGCATTCAAACTAGTTGGTGAGCGTTCCGGACAAGAACCTATGGAAGTGTTCGAACAAGCTATGAAAAACATCATGCCTGTTCTTGAAGTAAGAGCACGTCGTGTAGGTGGAGCAAACTACCAAGTACCTGTAGAGGTGCGCCCAGATCGTCGTACAACTCTTGGACTTCGTTATTTAGTTAACTACTCTCGTCTTCGCGGTGAGAAAACGATGGAGGAACGCTTAGCTAACGAAATCCTTGATGCTGCTAACAACACTGGTGCTTCTGTTAAGAAGCGTGAAGATATGCACAAAATGGCAGAAGCAAACAAAGCGTTTGCTCACTACCGCTGGTAA
- a CDS encoding class I SAM-dependent methyltransferase has product MTNHYYTNKPSVESNRQQWKFDLKGNNFSFITDSGVFSKKEVDFGSRVLIEAFEEPEVEGRILDVGCGYGPIGLSLAKFYPHRHVDMIDVNERAVELAKENGSINKVENITVFTSDIYEKVTTTDYAAILSNPPIRAGKKVVHEILEKAWTHLAPKGELWVVIQKKQGAPSAMEKLESLFEEVEVVTKKKGYSIIKSKKG; this is encoded by the coding sequence ATGACGAATCATTATTATACAAACAAGCCATCTGTGGAAAGCAACCGTCAACAATGGAAATTTGATTTAAAAGGTAACAACTTTTCTTTCATAACGGATAGCGGTGTTTTTTCAAAAAAAGAAGTGGACTTTGGATCAAGAGTGCTGATAGAGGCTTTTGAAGAACCGGAAGTGGAAGGTCGCATTCTGGATGTTGGCTGTGGATATGGTCCGATTGGATTGTCTCTTGCAAAATTCTATCCGCATCGTCACGTGGACATGATTGATGTCAATGAAAGAGCTGTTGAGCTTGCCAAAGAAAACGGTTCTATTAACAAAGTGGAGAATATCACTGTTTTTACTAGTGATATCTATGAAAAAGTCACTACCACCGATTATGCAGCAATACTTTCCAATCCTCCGATACGCGCCGGGAAAAAAGTGGTGCATGAGATCCTGGAAAAAGCTTGGACGCACTTGGCTCCAAAGGGAGAACTGTGGGTTGTGATCCAAAAGAAGCAGGGAGCTCCTTCCGCAATGGAGAAATTGGAGTCTTTATTTGAGGAAGTGGAAGTTGTAACGAAGAAAAAAGGCTATTCCATTATCAAATCAAAAAAGGGTTGA
- a CDS encoding 50S ribosomal protein L7ae-like protein, with amino-acid sequence MSYEKVMQANTFIVGTKQTVKALKSGTVKEVVIAEDADVIVTQKVVQTANEHNIPVLKVDSMKKLGKACGIEVGASAVAIIH; translated from the coding sequence ATGTCTTATGAAAAAGTGATGCAGGCAAACACCTTCATTGTTGGTACTAAACAAACAGTGAAGGCGCTGAAATCCGGAACAGTAAAAGAGGTTGTCATTGCAGAAGATGCCGATGTGATTGTCACACAGAAGGTTGTCCAAACTGCCAATGAGCACAACATACCAGTCTTAAAAGTAGATTCGATGAAAAAACTCGGAAAAGCTTGCGGGATTGAAGTCGGTGCCTCCGCTGTTGCGATCATTCATTAA
- the rpsL gene encoding 30S ribosomal protein S12, which produces MPTINQLVRKGRTSKVVKSKSPALNKGYNSFKKAQTDVSSPQKRGVCTRVGTMTPKKPNSALRKYARVRLTNQIEVTAYIPGIGHNLQEHSVVLIRGGRVKDLPGVRYHIVRGALDTAGVNNRMQGRSKYGTKRPKAPKK; this is translated from the coding sequence ATGCCTACTATTAACCAGTTAGTCCGCAAAGGACGTACAAGTAAAGTTGTAAAGTCAAAATCTCCAGCTTTGAACAAAGGTTATAACAGTTTCAAGAAGGCTCAAACTGATGTGTCTTCACCTCAAAAACGTGGTGTATGTACTCGTGTTGGTACAATGACTCCGAAGAAACCGAACTCCGCATTACGTAAATATGCTCGTGTTCGTTTAACTAACCAAATTGAGGTAACTGCTTATATCCCAGGTATCGGTCACAACCTACAAGAGCACAGCGTAGTTTTAATTCGCGGCGGTCGTGTAAAGGATTTACCAGGGGTACGTTACCACATCGTTCGTGGAGCACTTGATACTGCGGGAGTTAACAACCGTATGCAAGGTCGTTCTAAATATGGTACTAAGAGACCAAAAGCACCTAAGAAGTAA
- the rplL gene encoding 50S ribosomal protein L7/L12 — MTHEQIIEAVKNMTVLELNDLVKAIEEEFGVTAAAPVAVAGGGAAEAAAEQTEFDVILANAGGQKIKVIKVVREITGLGLKEAKEVVDNAPKALKEGIAKEEAEEIKAKLEEVGASVEVK; from the coding sequence ATGACACACGAACAAATCATTGAAGCGGTTAAAAATATGACTGTTTTAGAACTAAACGACCTAGTAAAAGCAATCGAAGAAGAATTTGGTGTAACTGCTGCTGCTCCTGTAGCTGTAGCTGGTGGCGGAGCTGCTGAAGCTGCTGCTGAGCAAACTGAATTTGATGTAATCCTAGCTAACGCTGGTGGACAAAAAATCAAGGTTATCAAAGTAGTACGTGAAATCACTGGCCTCGGTCTTAAAGAAGCTAAAGAAGTTGTAGACAACGCTCCTAAAGCTCTTAAAGAAGGTATTGCTAAAGAAGAAGCTGAAGAAATCAAAGCTAAACTTGAAGAAGTTGGAGCTTCTGTAGAAGTTAAGTAA
- the rplA gene encoding 50S ribosomal protein L1: MAKRGKKYIEAAKLVDRTTAYSVNEAIELVKKTNTAKFDATVEVAFRLGVDPRKNDQQIRGAVVLPHGTGKTQKVLVFAKGEKAKEAEAAGADYVGDADMIAKINQGWFDFDVIVATPDMMGEVGKLGRVLGPKGLMPNPKTGTVTFDVTKAVNEIKAGKVEYRLDKSGNIHVPIGKISFEDAKLAENFTTIYETLLKAKPAAAKGTFMKNVAVTSTMGPGVKVDASTFVATKN; the protein is encoded by the coding sequence ATGGCTAAAAGAGGTAAAAAGTACATCGAAGCTGCGAAACTTGTAGACCGTACAACGGCTTACTCTGTTAACGAAGCTATCGAATTAGTTAAGAAAACAAACACTGCGAAGTTCGACGCTACTGTGGAAGTTGCATTCCGCCTTGGAGTTGACCCTCGTAAAAACGACCAACAGATCCGTGGAGCAGTAGTGCTTCCTCATGGAACTGGTAAAACTCAAAAAGTCCTAGTTTTCGCTAAAGGCGAAAAAGCGAAAGAAGCAGAAGCTGCTGGAGCTGACTATGTTGGGGATGCTGACATGATCGCGAAAATCAACCAAGGTTGGTTCGATTTCGACGTAATCGTTGCTACTCCAGACATGATGGGTGAAGTTGGTAAATTAGGACGCGTATTAGGACCTAAAGGCTTAATGCCAAACCCTAAAACTGGAACAGTTACATTTGATGTAACAAAAGCTGTTAACGAGATTAAAGCTGGTAAAGTTGAATACCGTCTTGATAAATCCGGTAACATCCATGTTCCAATCGGTAAGATCTCTTTCGAAGATGCGAAGCTTGCTGAAAACTTCACAACTATCTATGAGACTTTACTAAAAGCTAAACCGGCAGCTGCAAAAGGTACATTCATGAAGAACGTTGCTGTTACTTCTACAATGGGACCTGGAGTAAAAGTTGACGCTTCTACTTTCGTAGCTACCAAAAACTAA
- the rplJ gene encoding 50S ribosomal protein L10, with translation MSKAVEVKKQAVGEIADKFKASVSTIVVDYRGLNVAEVTELRKQLREAGVEFKVFKNSLTRRAAEAADINGLNDALTGPNAIAFSTEDVVAPAKILNDFAKKHEALEIKAGVIEGNVATVEEVKALAELPSREGLLSMLLSVLQAPIRNLALVTKAVAEQKEEQGA, from the coding sequence ATGAGCAAAGCAGTTGAAGTAAAAAAACAAGCTGTTGGAGAAATCGCTGACAAGTTTAAAGCTTCTGTATCTACTATCGTAGTTGACTACCGTGGACTTAACGTTGCGGAAGTAACAGAACTTCGTAAACAACTTCGTGAAGCAGGTGTTGAGTTCAAGGTTTTCAAAAACTCTTTAACTCGCCGTGCGGCTGAAGCAGCAGACATCAACGGACTGAACGACGCATTAACAGGACCTAACGCTATCGCATTCTCTACTGAAGATGTAGTAGCTCCTGCTAAGATCCTTAATGACTTCGCGAAAAAGCACGAAGCATTAGAAATCAAAGCTGGTGTAATCGAAGGAAATGTTGCAACGGTTGAAGAAGTAAAAGCTCTTGCTGAACTTCCATCCCGTGAAGGTCTTCTTTCCATGTTGCTTAGCGTCCTTCAAGCTCCAATCCGCAACTTGGCTCTTGTTACGAAAGCAGTTGCAGAGCAAAAAGAAGAGCAAGGCGCTTAA
- the rpoB gene encoding DNA-directed RNA polymerase subunit beta, translating to MTGQLVQYGRHRQRRSYARISEVLDLPNLIEIQTSSYQWFLDEGLREMFHDISPIEDFTGNLSLEFIDYSLGEPKYSVEESKERDVTYSAPLRVKVRLINKETGEVKDQDVFMGDFPLMTDTGTFVINGAERVIVSQLVRSPSVYYSGKVDKNGKKGFSATVIPNRGAWLEYETDAKDVVYVRIDRTRKLPVTVLLRALGFGSDQEIIDLIGENEYLRNTLDKDNTESTEKALLEIYERLRPGEPPTVENAKSLLESRFFDPKRYDLASVGRYKINKKLHIKNRLFNQRIAETLVDPETGEIIVEKGTLLDRRTLDRILPNIEDGIGLTSFHPHGGVVEDEVPMQSIKIYAPNDAEGEKEIVVLGNGFIEEKVKHIAPADIIASISYFFDLLHGVGDTDDIDHLGNRRLRSVGELLQNQFRIGLSRMERVVRERMSIQDTNTITPQQLINIRPVIASIKEFFGSSQLSQFMDQTNPLAELTHKRRLSALGPGGLTRERAGFEVRDVHYSHYGRMCPIETPEGPNIGLINSLSSFAKVNKFGFIETPYRRVDPETGRVTDQIDYLTADEEDNYVVAQANARLGEDGTFLDENVVSRFRGENTVVISERIDYMDVSPKQVVSAATACIPFLENDDSNRALMGANMQRQAVPLMQPESPIVGTGMEHVSAKDSGAAVICKHPGVVERVEAREVWVRRMEEVDGQQVKGNLDKYRMLKFIRSNQGTCYNQRPIVSVGDVVTKGEILADGPSMEKGELALGRNVMVGFMTWDGYNYEDAIIMSERLVKDDVYTSIHIEEYESEARDTKLGPEEITRDIPNVGEEALKNLDDRGIIRVGAEVKDGDLLVGKVTPKGVTELTAEERLLHAIFGEKAREVRDTSLRVPHGGGGIVLDVKVFNREDGDELPPGVNQLVRAYIVQKRKISEGDKMAGRHGNKGVISRILPEEDMPYLPDGTPIDIMLNPLGVPSRMNIGQVLELHLGMAARTLGIHVASAVFDGAREEDVWSTLEEAGMARDAKTVLYDGRTGEPFDSRVSVGIMYMIKLAHMVDDKLHARSTGPYSLVTQQPLGGKAQFGGQRFGEMEVWALEAYGAAYTLQEILTVKSDDVVGRVKTYEAIVKGENVPEPGVPESFKVLIKELQSLGMDVKILSGDEKEIEMRDLEDDEEQSSEGISLDSDQVEEVKETVAKD from the coding sequence TTGACAGGTCAACTAGTTCAATACGGACGACACCGCCAACGCAGAAGTTATGCTCGCATTAGTGAAGTATTAGATTTACCAAATCTAATAGAGATTCAAACATCTTCTTATCAATGGTTCCTGGATGAGGGATTGAGAGAAATGTTTCATGACATTTCCCCAATTGAAGACTTCACAGGAAATCTATCTTTAGAATTCATCGATTATAGCTTAGGGGAACCTAAATATTCTGTTGAAGAATCAAAGGAAAGAGATGTTACATACTCAGCTCCTTTACGTGTGAAGGTTCGTCTCATTAACAAAGAAACTGGTGAAGTAAAAGACCAGGATGTATTTATGGGTGATTTCCCGTTGATGACGGATACTGGTACGTTCGTTATTAATGGTGCAGAACGTGTTATTGTATCTCAGTTAGTGCGTTCTCCAAGTGTGTATTACAGCGGAAAAGTAGATAAAAATGGTAAAAAAGGCTTTTCGGCTACTGTTATTCCAAACCGTGGTGCATGGTTAGAATACGAGACTGACGCTAAAGATGTTGTATATGTTCGTATAGATCGTACTCGTAAACTACCAGTAACGGTTCTTTTGCGTGCTCTTGGATTCGGTTCCGACCAGGAGATCATTGATCTTATAGGTGAAAACGAGTACTTGCGCAATACTTTAGATAAGGATAACACAGAAAGTACCGAAAAGGCATTACTAGAAATATATGAGCGTTTACGCCCTGGGGAGCCACCTACGGTTGAAAATGCGAAAAGTTTATTAGAGTCTAGATTTTTCGATCCTAAACGCTATGATTTAGCAAGTGTTGGAAGATACAAGATTAATAAAAAGCTTCATATCAAGAACAGACTTTTCAATCAACGTATCGCTGAAACACTTGTAGACCCTGAAACAGGGGAAATCATCGTAGAAAAAGGTACACTGTTAGACCGTAGAACGTTAGATCGCATTCTACCTAACATTGAAGATGGCATCGGCCTGACTTCCTTCCATCCGCATGGCGGGGTAGTAGAAGATGAAGTGCCAATGCAATCTATTAAGATATATGCACCAAATGATGCAGAAGGTGAAAAAGAAATCGTCGTTTTAGGCAACGGTTTTATTGAAGAAAAGGTGAAGCATATCGCTCCGGCGGACATCATTGCTTCTATCAGTTATTTCTTTGACCTTCTACATGGTGTAGGCGACACAGACGATATCGATCACCTTGGTAACCGCCGTTTACGTTCTGTTGGAGAACTTCTTCAAAACCAGTTCCGTATCGGTCTATCCAGAATGGAGCGTGTAGTGCGTGAAAGAATGTCCATCCAGGACACTAACACCATTACTCCGCAACAACTGATCAATATCAGACCTGTTATCGCATCCATTAAAGAGTTCTTCGGAAGCTCTCAATTATCTCAGTTCATGGATCAAACGAATCCACTTGCCGAATTGACACATAAACGTAGATTGTCCGCACTTGGACCTGGTGGTTTAACGCGTGAGCGTGCTGGCTTTGAAGTACGTGACGTTCACTACTCCCACTATGGCCGTATGTGTCCGATCGAGACTCCTGAGGGACCAAACATTGGACTGATCAACTCCCTTTCTTCTTTTGCGAAAGTAAATAAATTTGGTTTCATTGAAACTCCTTACAGAAGAGTAGACCCTGAAACGGGTAGAGTGACAGACCAAATCGATTACTTGACAGCAGATGAGGAAGATAATTATGTAGTAGCCCAAGCGAACGCACGCCTTGGTGAAGATGGTACTTTCCTTGATGAGAACGTTGTTTCCCGTTTCCGCGGAGAGAACACCGTTGTTATAAGTGAAAGAATCGACTACATGGACGTTTCTCCTAAGCAAGTTGTTTCAGCTGCGACAGCGTGTATTCCTTTCTTGGAAAACGATGACTCCAACCGTGCCCTGATGGGAGCGAACATGCAACGTCAAGCTGTACCGTTGATGCAACCGGAATCACCGATTGTGGGTACAGGGATGGAGCACGTTTCTGCAAAAGACTCCGGTGCTGCAGTAATCTGTAAACACCCAGGTGTTGTAGAGCGCGTTGAAGCCCGTGAAGTTTGGGTGCGCCGTATGGAAGAAGTCGATGGGCAACAGGTAAAAGGCAACCTTGATAAGTACAGAATGCTTAAATTCATTCGTTCCAACCAGGGAACTTGTTATAACCAGCGTCCGATCGTTTCCGTTGGAGACGTTGTAACAAAAGGAGAAATCCTTGCAGACGGTCCTTCCATGGAAAAAGGTGAATTGGCACTAGGCCGTAACGTAATGGTCGGCTTCATGACATGGGACGGATATAACTATGAGGATGCCATCATCATGAGTGAGCGTCTGGTAAAAGACGATGTGTACACTTCCATTCATATTGAAGAGTATGAATCAGAAGCTCGTGACACTAAGCTTGGACCGGAGGAAATCACACGTGATATCCCGAACGTAGGGGAAGAGGCACTTAAGAATCTTGACGATCGTGGAATCATCAGAGTCGGTGCGGAAGTAAAAGATGGAGATCTATTGGTAGGAAAAGTAACTCCTAAAGGGGTAACCGAACTTACAGCTGAAGAACGTCTTTTACACGCAATCTTTGGTGAAAAAGCGAGAGAAGTACGTGATACATCACTGAGAGTTCCACACGGTGGTGGCGGTATCGTACTTGATGTAAAAGTATTCAACCGTGAAGATGGAGACGAGTTGCCACCAGGTGTTAACCAATTAGTTCGTGCATATATCGTTCAGAAGCGTAAAATTTCTGAAGGGGACAAAATGGCCGGACGACATGGTAACAAAGGGGTTATCTCCCGTATCTTACCGGAAGAAGATATGCCATATCTTCCAGACGGTACGCCAATTGACATCATGTTAAACCCACTGGGGGTTCCATCCCGTATGAACATCGGGCAGGTATTGGAGCTTCACCTGGGTATGGCAGCAAGAACCTTGGGTATCCACGTTGCTTCCGCCGTATTTGATGGCGCGCGTGAAGAAGACGTTTGGAGCACTTTAGAAGAGGCTGGCATGGCAAGAGATGCAAAAACTGTACTGTATGACGGAAGAACAGGTGAACCTTTCGACAGCCGCGTATCTGTCGGGATCATGTACATGATCAAACTTGCGCACATGGTTGACGACAAGTTGCACGCACGTTCGACTGGACCATACTCACTCGTTACACAGCAACCACTTGGTGGTAAAGCGCAATTCGGTGGACAGCGTTTCGGTGAGATGGAAGTTTGGGCACTTGAGGCTTATGGTGCCGCATATACACTTCAAGAAATCCTTACAGTTAAATCCGATGACGTAGTAGGACGTGTGAAAACGTACGAGGCGATCGTTAAAGGTGAAAATGTTCCTGAACCTGGTGTACCTGAATCTTTCAAAGTATTAATCAAAGAGCTTCAAAGTTTAGGTATGGACGTTAAAATCCTTTCTGGCGATGAAAAAGAGATTGAAATGAGAGACTTGGAAGATGACGAAGAACAATCTTCCGAAGGTATTTCCCTTGATTCCGATCAAGTAGAAGAAGTAAAAGAAACTGTCGCTAAAGACTGA
- the rpoC gene encoding DNA-directed RNA polymerase subunit beta': protein MLDVNNFEYMKIGLASPDKIRSWSFGEVKKPETINYRTLKPEKDGLFCERIFGPTKDWECHCGKYKRVRYKGVVCDRCGVEVTRAKVRRERMGHIELAAPVSHIWYFKGIPSRMGLVLDMSPRALEEVIYFASYVVTETGDTPLEKKQLLSEKEFRAYREKYGQTFQAAMGAEAIKKLLFDIDLEKEVDTLKEELKTAQGQRRTRAIKRLEVLESFRGSGNEPSWMILDVLPVIPPELRPMVQLDGGRFATSDLNDLYRRVINRNNRLKRLLDLGAPSIIVQNEKRMLQEAVDALIDNGRRGRPVTGPGNRPLKSLSHMLKGKQGRFRQNLLGKRVDYSGRSVIVVGPNLKMYQCGLPKEMALELFKPFVMKELVERGLAHNIKSAKRKIERVQPEVWDVLESVIKEHPVLLNRAPTLHRLGIQAFEPTLVEGRAIRLHPLVCTAYNADFDGDQMAVHVPLSAEAQAEARILMLAAQNILNPKDGKPVVTPSQDMVLGNYYLTLEREKAVGEGMVFKDTNEALIAYSNGYVHLHTRVAVYAGSLNNETFTEEQKQKLLITTVGKLIFNEILPPSFPYINEPTKFNLEVNTPEKYFVEKGANVKEAIQSQELIDPFKKKILGNIIAEVFKRFKITQTSEMLDRMKNLGFRYSTKAGITVGVADIVVLKEKDEILVEAQTKVDTVLKQFRRGLITEEERYDRVISIWSAAKDKIQGLLMESLPRLNHIFMMSDSGARGNASNFTQLAGMRGLMANPSGRIIELPIKSSFREGLTVLEYFISTHGARKGLADTALKTADSGYLTRRLVDVAQDVIVREIDCGTDRGLHITSLKDGTEVVEKLEERLVGRYARKAVKHPETGEVLVAGNDLITEDLATTIVEAGVEDVWIRSVFTCDTRHGVCKKCYGRNLATGLEVEVGEAVGIIAAQSIGEPGTQLTMRTFHTGGVAGDDITQGLPRIQEIFEARNPKGQAVISEIDGVVTSINEGRDRQQEITVQGEVETRNYTVPYTGRLKVGVNSEVSRGQELTEGSIDPKELLKVKDMVSVQEYLLLEVQKVYRMQGVEIGDKHVEVMVRQMLRKVRVIDAGDTDVLPGTLLDVHQFTDANERVLLEGKTPATGRPVLLGITKASLETDSFLSAASFQETTRVLTDAAIKGKRDELLGLKENVIIGKLVPAGTGMNRYRKFDLTKEVGQEEPVTVE, encoded by the coding sequence TTGCTAGATGTTAATAATTTTGAATATATGAAAATAGGCCTTGCTTCACCCGACAAGATCAGATCCTGGTCTTTCGGGGAAGTCAAGAAGCCTGAGACAATTAACTATCGTACATTAAAGCCAGAAAAAGATGGGTTATTCTGCGAAAGAATTTTCGGTCCTACAAAGGATTGGGAATGTCACTGTGGTAAATACAAGCGCGTCCGTTATAAAGGCGTCGTTTGTGACCGCTGTGGAGTGGAAGTGACAAGAGCGAAAGTTCGTCGTGAACGCATGGGTCACATCGAGCTAGCTGCTCCTGTATCTCACATCTGGTACTTCAAAGGCATCCCTAGCCGTATGGGTCTTGTTCTTGACATGTCCCCACGTGCATTAGAGGAAGTCATTTACTTTGCATCTTACGTGGTAACAGAAACAGGCGACACTCCTCTCGAGAAGAAGCAGCTGCTTTCTGAAAAGGAATTCCGTGCATACCGTGAAAAGTATGGCCAGACATTCCAAGCAGCCATGGGTGCAGAAGCAATCAAGAAACTTCTTTTTGACATCGATTTGGAAAAAGAAGTGGATACACTGAAAGAAGAGCTTAAAACTGCTCAAGGACAACGTCGTACAAGAGCGATTAAGCGTCTGGAAGTATTGGAATCCTTCAGGGGATCCGGCAATGAACCATCTTGGATGATCCTTGATGTACTACCTGTCATCCCTCCTGAATTACGTCCGATGGTGCAATTGGATGGTGGTCGTTTTGCGACTTCCGACTTGAATGACTTGTATCGTCGTGTAATCAACCGTAATAACCGTTTAAAACGTCTTCTTGACCTTGGTGCTCCAAGCATCATCGTACAGAACGAAAAACGTATGTTACAAGAAGCTGTTGATGCACTTATCGACAATGGTCGTCGTGGCCGTCCGGTAACAGGACCTGGTAACCGTCCATTGAAATCTCTTTCTCATATGCTGAAAGGGAAGCAAGGTCGTTTCCGTCAGAACTTACTAGGAAAACGTGTGGACTACTCTGGTCGTTCCGTTATCGTAGTTGGACCTAACTTGAAAATGTACCAATGTGGATTGCCTAAAGAAATGGCCCTTGAGCTATTCAAGCCTTTCGTCATGAAAGAACTTGTAGAACGCGGGCTTGCACATAACATCAAGAGTGCAAAGCGTAAGATCGAACGCGTACAACCAGAGGTTTGGGACGTATTGGAATCCGTTATCAAGGAACATCCAGTATTACTAAACCGCGCACCAACTCTACACAGACTAGGTATTCAAGCATTTGAACCTACACTTGTAGAAGGCCGTGCTATCCGCCTACATCCACTTGTATGTACAGCATACAACGCGGACTTTGACGGAGACCAAATGGCTGTTCACGTACCATTATCTGCTGAAGCACAAGCGGAGGCACGCATTTTGATGCTTGCTGCCCAAAACATCCTTAACCCTAAGGACGGAAAACCAGTAGTAACACCTTCCCAGGATATGGTACTTGGTAACTACTACTTAACTCTAGAGCGTGAAAAAGCTGTAGGTGAAGGAATGGTATTCAAAGATACGAACGAAGCCCTTATTGCTTATTCGAACGGATATGTGCATCTGCACACACGTGTGGCGGTCTATGCCGGATCTTTAAATAACGAAACATTCACCGAAGAGCAAAAACAAAAGCTTCTGATCACGACAGTAGGTAAGTTGATCTTCAACGAAATCCTGCCGCCGTCATTCCCTTACATTAACGAACCAACAAAGTTCAACTTAGAAGTGAACACTCCTGAGAAGTACTTTGTGGAAAAAGGTGCGAATGTAAAAGAGGCAATCCAATCACAAGAATTAATCGATCCATTTAAGAAGAAAATCCTTGGAAATATCATCGCTGAAGTGTTCAAACGCTTCAAGATCACGCAAACATCCGAAATGCTTGATCGCATGAAGAACCTTGGATTCCGTTACTCTACAAAAGCTGGTATTACAGTTGGTGTAGCTGATATCGTGGTTCTTAAAGAGAAAGATGAAATCTTGGTGGAAGCACAAACAAAAGTAGATACAGTCCTGAAACAATTCCGCCGTGGTCTTATTACAGAGGAAGAGCGCTATGATCGTGTTATTTCCATCTGGAGTGCTGCGAAGGATAAGATCCAAGGGTTGCTAATGGAGTCCTTGCCACGCCTGAACCACATCTTCATGATGAGTGATTCCGGTGCCCGTGGTAACGCATCTAACTTTACACAGTTAGCTGGTATGCGTGGTCTGATGGCCAATCCATCTGGACGTATCATTGAATTACCGATCAAATCCAGTTTCCGTGAAGGTCTTACGGTATTGGAATACTTCATCTCTACTCATGGTGCGCGTAAAGGTCTTGCCGATACAGCACTGAAAACTGCCGATTCCGGTTACTTGACTCGTCGTCTTGTAGACGTAGCACAGGATGTTATCGTCCGTGAGATAGATTGTGGAACAGACCGTGGTCTACACATTACTTCTCTGAAAGATGGCACAGAAGTAGTAGAGAAATTAGAAGAACGTTTAGTCGGCCGTTATGCAAGAAAAGCTGTGAAGCATCCTGAAACCGGGGAAGTTCTTGTGGCGGGTAACGATTTAATCACTGAAGACCTTGCTACAACCATTGTAGAAGCAGGCGTGGAAGATGTTTGGATCCGCTCTGTATTCACATGTGACACTCGTCATGGTGTATGTAAAAAATGTTACGGCCGCAACCTTGCGACTGGCTTAGAAGTAGAAGTGGGAGAAGCAGTTGGTATCATCGCTGCCCAATCCATCGGTGAGCCAGGAACTCAGTTGACGATGCGTACATTCCATACAGGTGGGGTTGCAGGAGACGATATCACTCAAGGTTTACCGCGTATTCAGGAAATCTTCGAAGCGCGTAATCCGAAAGGTCAAGCGGTCATCTCTGAAATTGATGGGGTCGTAACATCCATCAACGAAGGCCGTGATCGTCAGCAGGAAATCACTGTCCAAGGTGAAGTAGAAACGAGAAACTACACAGTGCCATACACTGGTCGCCTGAAAGTCGGCGTGAATTCAGAAGTATCCCGCGGTCAGGAACTAACAGAAGGTTCCATCGATCCGAAAGAGCTACTGAAAGTGAAAGATATGGTCTCTGTACAGGAGTACCTACTGCTTGAAGTTCAAAAAGTATACCGTATGCAAGGGGTAGAAATCGGCGACAAACACGTAGAGGTAATGGTTCGCCAAATGCTACGTAAAGTACGTGTCATCGATGCTGGTGATACAGATGTACTACCAGGAACACTACTTGATGTTCACCAATTCACCGATGCAAACGAACGTGTGCTTCTTGAAGGCAAAACACCTGCAACAGGACGTCCTGTATTGCTAGGTATTACAAAAGCGTCCCTTGAAACGGATTCCTTCTTGTCTGCAGCTTCCTTCCAGGAAACAACAAGAGTCTTGACAGACGCTGCAATCAAAGGAAAACGCGACGAGTTACTGGGACTTAAAGAGAATGTTATCATTGGTAAGCTAGTTCCAGCTGGTACAGGTATGAACCGTTACCGCAAATTCGATCTAACGAAAGAAGTGGGCCAGGAAGAACCTGTAACAGTAGAATAA